From a single Eleginops maclovinus isolate JMC-PN-2008 ecotype Puerto Natales chromosome 20, JC_Emac_rtc_rv5, whole genome shotgun sequence genomic region:
- the fblim1 gene encoding filamin-binding LIM protein 1 isoform X1, which produces MASAAPSKRMVSSVFITLAPPHRATVTPQQPVLKAHTAPARDKPHTAVRVSQSDNIPVSRLKKEENSQSESEGSVDSKGQTRQEASVRASDPQSPKPAQPETSRGKIQGDDRGAAVLFPAPPPAAALPSSLGTSLSEESAPPPPPPVLTPHSSSLTQAQQPVYNREVETSTPSSGLKQDELSHGIQNNGQDTSRESREVCGFCRKPVALSEPAIEALNRTYHDGCFQCRSCHIPLAGKQYYNKAGIPLCEDCYQASLELCWACGEVITDHVIRALERAYHLSCFTCATCKQEIGEQAFAQGEVGEVYCLQDYYRKYAPKCNACHKLIIPKEDGTDSYNVQCLGNSYHENCYRCEVCVIQLSPEPNERGCYPLEGKLLCKTCHLNLVSGQH; this is translated from the exons CACCGCCCCGGCCAGAGACAAGCCTCACACTGCTGTACGAGTCAGCCAGAGTGACAACATCCCCGTCAGTAGACTTAAGAAAGAGGAAAACTCACAGTCTGAGTCTGAGGGCAGTGTGGACAGCAAAGGCCAGACTCGTCAGGAGGCCTCGGTCAGAGCTTCAGACCCCCAGAGCCCCAAACCTGCCCAACCTGAAACCAGCAGAGGAAAGATTCAAGGAGACGACAGAGGGGCTGCAG TGCTcttccctgctcctcctcctgctgctgcacttccCTCATCTCTGGGAACGTCGCTCTCTGAAGAATCtgcacctccaccaccacctcctgtACTGACGCCTCACTCCAGCTCTCTGACCCAAGCCCAGCAGCCCGTTTACAACAGAGAG GTGGAAACAAGCACACCATCTAGTGGGTTAAAACAAGATGAACTATCCCATGGGATCCAAAATAATGGGCAAGACACGAGCAGGGAGAGTAGAG AGGTGTGTGGCTTCTGCAGGAAACCTGTGGCTCTATCTGAACCCGCAATAGAGGCCTTGAACAGGACGTACCATGATGGTTGCTTTCAGTGTAGATCTTGTCACATTCCCCTGGCTGGTAAACAGTATTACAACAAAGCAGGAATCCCCCTCTGTGAAGACTGCTACCAG GCTAGTCTGGAGCTTTGCTGGGCATGTGGGGAGGTTATCACAGATCATGTGATCCGTGCACTGGAACGAGCATACCATCTTTCTTGTTTTACCTGTGCAACGTGTAAACAGGAAATTGGGGAGCAAGCTTTTGCTCAGGGCGAAGTTGGGGAAGTGTATTGCCTCCAAGACTATTACAG GAAGTATGCTCCAAAGTGTAACGCCTGTCACAAGCTAATCATTCCAAAAGAAGATGGTACTGACAGCTATAACGTTCAATGCCTGGGAAACTCATACCATGAGAACTGCTACAGGTGTGAG gtgtgtgtcatCCAGCTCTCTCCTGAACCAAACGAACGTGGCTGCTACCCATTGGAGGGGAAGTTGCTCTGCAAAACTTGCCATCTGAACCTGGTTTCTGGCCAGCACTAA
- the fblim1 gene encoding filamin-binding LIM protein 1 isoform X2, producing the protein MASAAPSKRMVSSVFITLAPPHRATVTPQQPVLKAHTAPARDKPHTAVRVSQSDNIPVSRLKKEENSQSESEGSVDSKGQTRQEASVRASDPQSPKPAQPETSRGKIQGDDRGAAVLFPAPPPAAALPSSLGTSPPVLTPHSSSLTQAQQPVYNREVETSTPSSGLKQDELSHGIQNNGQDTSRESREVCGFCRKPVALSEPAIEALNRTYHDGCFQCRSCHIPLAGKQYYNKAGIPLCEDCYQASLELCWACGEVITDHVIRALERAYHLSCFTCATCKQEIGEQAFAQGEVGEVYCLQDYYRKYAPKCNACHKLIIPKEDGTDSYNVQCLGNSYHENCYRCEVCVIQLSPEPNERGCYPLEGKLLCKTCHLNLVSGQH; encoded by the exons CACCGCCCCGGCCAGAGACAAGCCTCACACTGCTGTACGAGTCAGCCAGAGTGACAACATCCCCGTCAGTAGACTTAAGAAAGAGGAAAACTCACAGTCTGAGTCTGAGGGCAGTGTGGACAGCAAAGGCCAGACTCGTCAGGAGGCCTCGGTCAGAGCTTCAGACCCCCAGAGCCCCAAACCTGCCCAACCTGAAACCAGCAGAGGAAAGATTCAAGGAGACGACAGAGGGGCTGCAG TGCTcttccctgctcctcctcctgctgctgcacttccCTCATCTCTGGGAACGTCG cctcctgtACTGACGCCTCACTCCAGCTCTCTGACCCAAGCCCAGCAGCCCGTTTACAACAGAGAG GTGGAAACAAGCACACCATCTAGTGGGTTAAAACAAGATGAACTATCCCATGGGATCCAAAATAATGGGCAAGACACGAGCAGGGAGAGTAGAG AGGTGTGTGGCTTCTGCAGGAAACCTGTGGCTCTATCTGAACCCGCAATAGAGGCCTTGAACAGGACGTACCATGATGGTTGCTTTCAGTGTAGATCTTGTCACATTCCCCTGGCTGGTAAACAGTATTACAACAAAGCAGGAATCCCCCTCTGTGAAGACTGCTACCAG GCTAGTCTGGAGCTTTGCTGGGCATGTGGGGAGGTTATCACAGATCATGTGATCCGTGCACTGGAACGAGCATACCATCTTTCTTGTTTTACCTGTGCAACGTGTAAACAGGAAATTGGGGAGCAAGCTTTTGCTCAGGGCGAAGTTGGGGAAGTGTATTGCCTCCAAGACTATTACAG GAAGTATGCTCCAAAGTGTAACGCCTGTCACAAGCTAATCATTCCAAAAGAAGATGGTACTGACAGCTATAACGTTCAATGCCTGGGAAACTCATACCATGAGAACTGCTACAGGTGTGAG gtgtgtgtcatCCAGCTCTCTCCTGAACCAAACGAACGTGGCTGCTACCCATTGGAGGGGAAGTTGCTCTGCAAAACTTGCCATCTGAACCTGGTTTCTGGCCAGCACTAA